From a single Streptomyces sp. 1331.2 genomic region:
- a CDS encoding thioesterase II family protein: MSAPDTTVVRLKHSRDPARTLVCLGFCGGGTATYHSWIPALPHDVDLVAICYPGREGRFAEEYAQTWTELAADAAQGVASVAAQGPYVLFGHSMGGWMAFDVTARLAAAGVPAPQALVVSACNAPDRGVTDRDRFLAQGQRDDELLDWMRTHGLLPEHVLDEPELTEMAVELMRADLCARDTFRYTPGTRIDVPLQVFSGDRDPVIGDDVASRWAGLTSGAFRHDVLPGGHFYTPETWRDLPTRIASLTSPATAAL, encoded by the coding sequence GTGAGCGCCCCGGACACCACCGTGGTGCGCCTGAAGCACAGCCGTGACCCGGCCCGCACCCTGGTGTGCCTCGGCTTCTGCGGCGGCGGCACCGCGACCTACCACTCCTGGATCCCGGCGCTGCCGCACGACGTGGACCTGGTGGCGATCTGCTACCCGGGGCGTGAAGGGCGCTTCGCCGAGGAGTACGCGCAGACGTGGACCGAGCTCGCCGCGGACGCCGCGCAGGGCGTCGCCTCGGTCGCGGCGCAGGGACCGTACGTCCTGTTCGGCCACAGCATGGGCGGCTGGATGGCCTTCGACGTCACCGCCCGGCTCGCGGCGGCGGGCGTCCCCGCGCCACAGGCCCTGGTCGTCTCCGCCTGCAACGCCCCGGACCGGGGGGTGACCGACCGGGACCGCTTCCTGGCGCAGGGGCAGCGCGACGACGAGCTGCTCGACTGGATGCGCACCCACGGCCTGCTGCCAGAGCACGTCCTCGATGAACCCGAACTCACCGAGATGGCCGTGGAGTTGATGCGTGCCGACCTGTGCGCCCGGGACACCTTCCGCTACACCCCGGGGACCCGGATCGACGTGCCGCTCCAGGTGTTCTCCGGCGACCGGGACCCGGTGATCGGGGACGACGTCGCCTCCCGCTGGGCGGGCCTGACCAGCGGTGCGTTCCGCCACGACGTCCTGCCGGGAGGTCACTTCTACACGCCCGAGACCTGGCGCGACCTTCCGACCCGGATCGCCTCGCTCACGTCTCCCGCCACCGCCGCCCTCTGA